The Bacteroidota bacterium genome segment TTGATAACATGACGTTTCGGGTAGTTTTTACTACCGCTTACGATCAATATGCCATTAGAGCCATTAAGTTTTCAGCAGTAGATTATTTGTTAAAGCCGATTGATTTAGAAGACATCAAACAAGTGCTAACTAAAATTTTTCAGGACGAAAGTAAATGCAATGTAATAGGCAATTTTAAAAACAAACTGGTAAACAATACCATATTCGATACCCTTGTAATGAATGCAACGGATGAAAGAATACAAGTAGCCGTTGCAGATATACTTTACATAGCAAGGACAGATAATACATGCAAGTTGTTTTTAAATACAGACGAAGAAGTAGCTTTAACTGATAGTTTAGATTACTACGAAGACATACTCCTTTACCCGTTTTACAGGGTACACGATGATTATTTGGTTAACCTGAGCAAACTAAAAAAACAATCTAAATACAAAGCAGGTGTTATAGAAATAGAAAATGGAACAAGCATAACTATTGCCGACAGGCGAAAAGAAGAGCTGTTGGAATTGTTAAATAAAAGCTAAACAGTTTAAACTTTAGGTTTTAATAATAGCTAATTTGTACATTTGAATACATGCATATTAAATTAGAAACAGAACGATTATACCTGCGCGAGTTTACGCTTGATGATGCAGCCATGGTTTTTGAAATGCATCAGGATCCGGCCATTACACGTTATACTGGCGACCCATTACCTTGGGATAGTATAGCACATACCGAAAAAATTTTAACCGAAGCCATATTGCCACAATACCAGCATAATATTGGCAGGTGGGCAGTTCATTTAAAAGCCACCGATGAATTTATAGGTTGGTGTGGTTTAAAAAACACAGGCGAAGAAATAGATTTAGGTTACCGGTACATACAAAAATATTGGGGCAACAGGTATGCAGTAGAAGCTGCAAAAGCAGTATTAGACTATGGTATTAAATTACAACTACCCAATATAATTGGTCGGGCATCCGTTGCTAATGTTGCCTCCGTAAAAATATTAGCTCAAATAGGTTTAACCTTCGATACCTTTTATATGGACGAAGACACCATGGAAGAATCAGTGCGATACATTTACAAAGTCTGATAGAACAATAAAAGAGGACAGGATACAGCATCTTTTTTACTCAGCTATTTGGCTGTAAAAATTCTATATTATTTGCGTACAAATATTTTTTTCTTACATAAATCTATGCTAAATCTGTGGCATAAATTTACACTACATGATTACTATAATTAACCGCAGATTTTTACCGAATAAAATAAAAGTTACATCGTGGGAAGTATTAGCTCCATACTTTACACAATTGCTCGAACGAGCCATTAACTCCAAAGACGATTTAGAAAATTGGTTAAAAGATAGAAGCGAATTAGAAGCTTTTGTAAGCGAAGATTTAGCCTGGCGTTATGTAAAAATGACGTGCGATACCACCAACAAAGATTTAGAGCAAGCCTATTTGTTTTTTGTAACAGAAATAGAGCCTCAAATTTCTCCCTTAAACGATCAGTTAAACAGAAAATTAGTAGCCAGTAAATACATTGACGAACTGGATCACGATAAATACTTTATATACCTACGCGGAGTAAAGAAAGAAATAGAAATATTCAGAGAAGAAAACGTGCCTTTAATGGCCGAAATAGCTACCGAAAGCCAAAAATATGGCAGCATAGTAGGTAGCATGAGTGTAGAGATAGATGGCAAAGAATTAACTTTACAACAAGCAGCTAATTTTTTAAAGAATCCTGATAGAAGCATACGCGAAAATGCCTTTTTAAAAATAAACGAAGTACGTGCAAAACATACCACTGAGTTAGATGAGCTTTTTGATAAACTCATAGCATTGCGCCATCAGGTAGCGGTAAATGCAGACTTTGCTAATTTCAGAGATTACATGTTTGCCACATTGGGCAGGTTTGATTATACCCCAGAGGATTGTTTTGCTTTTCACGATGCTATACAAAAAGAAGTATTACCATTGGTAAAAGCATTTAACGAAACACGCAAAGCAGATTTAGGTTTTGATTTAAAACCTTGGGATATGGAAGTAGATACCAAAAACCGAGAAGCATTGGAACCATTTACAAGCGGTGCTGATTTGTTAGATAAAACAGTAAAATGCTTTAGAAAGGTAGATGACTACTTTGCTTATTGTATAGAAACCATGGACAACATGCAACGTTTGGATTTAGAAAGCAGGAAAGGCAAAGCACCCGGAGGCTACAACTACCCAATGGCCGAAACCAGCGTACCATTTATATTTATGAATGCAGCCTCGTCAACCCGCGATGTAGAAACCATGGTACATGAAGGTGGACATGCCGTACATTCGTTTTTAAGCAAAGATTTAGAACTGGCAGCCTTTAAAAACTGCCCGAGCGAAGTAGCCGAATTAGCCAGCATGAGCATGGAATTAATCAGCTACGATGGACAAGATGAATTTTACAAAACACCGGCCGATTTTAACAGGGCAAAAGAAGAACACCTGGAAGGCATTATTAAAATATTACCTTGGATTGCTACTATCGATAAATTTCAACATTGGATATATACCCATCCAACCCACACCGCACAAGAACGCAAAGCCTATTGGGTTGAATTAAGCAAAGAGTTTGGAACAGGTATGGTTGACTGGACAGGATTTGAAGCCATACAAGCTTATACATGGCAAAAACAATTACATCTGTTCGAAGTACCATTTTACTATATTGAATACGGTATGGCACAACTAGGAGCCTTAGCCGTTTGGAAAAATTATATTGCCGATAAACCAACCGCATTGGCACAATACAAAGCCGCCTTGAGTTTGGGCTATACCACTACCATTGGTAATATTTATAAAACAGCAGGTATCGAATTTAATTTTACCGATACCTACATCAAACAATTGATGGAGTTTGTAAAAGAAGAATTGAAAAAATGCATGTAGCTATTGTAGAGACGTTGCTTGCAACGTCTCTATTTACTTTAAACAATTTGAGTAAGTAGAATGAATTTAATTGCTTGCCAATACTGGGTCAGTATTATTGCTCTCTTCGTGCATAAGTGGCAATGTTAATACAAATTCAGCCCCTTGGCCTTGTATGCTATTTACAGTTATATCACCATTTATTAGGTCGGCCAGTTGTTTTACTATAAATAAACCCAATCCTGTTGACGATTCACTGGCAGTTGGCCGTGCGCTTAACTTTTGAAAACGCAGAAATAGTTTTTCCTTGTCATCGTCAGATAAACCGGGTCCTTGGTCCTTTATTTTAAAGAGAGCCTTGTCGTTTTCAATAGCAGTTGAAAAAGTTATTTTAGACTTATCGGGCGAAAACTTAATAGCATTACTTAGTAGATTATCAATAATGCGTGAGAAGTACTCTTTCGATGAATATATATTGTAATCGCCATCACCTTCCTTCAGGCTTATTTCAATACTTTTTTCGTTGGCTATGGCTTTAAAACCATTTACCATATCGCGTACCGTTTCTTTAGCGTTAAAGTATTCCATTTTGTGGCTTTGCCCATACATTTTCGGGTTCGATATTCTGCTTAAGTCAATCGTATCCTGTATTAACCGTAAACCTTCCCTGCTAATTTTTTCTATATAGTTTAAATAAGTTTCCTTCTCATGTTCATCATCTTCGTGCGCCACCAAATTGCGTAAGCCTATAATTTTAGAAAAGGGAGAACGCAAGTCATGTGCTAAAATGCCTATTAAACCCTGGTTCTCTTGTACTAGATGTTCCAATTGTTCATTTTTACTGGTTATCTCTTCGCTTTTAGTGTGCAGTAGTTGTTTTGCTTTTCGTGTTTTATTTAAACTAATAGCTAAAAAGGTACTAATGGCTAATACCACAAACAAAGCAACAGCTAAGTATGCATTGTTTATGGAGCGTTGTTGTAACAAGTTATTTTGTACCGTAAGCAATTGGTTCTCGCTTTCTTTGGCTAAGGTTTGATACTTGGTTTCAGTTTCCAGTAAAATTTGAATATCATTACCATTTTCCAGAGAGTCATATAAATTTTTGTGTAACCTTTTTAAAGCCAGACTGCTTTTAAAATCGCCTAGGTCATACTTTAGTTCAATCAGAAAAGAATATATTTCTAAACGAGAAGAGGGCAGGTTATGTTCAAACGACATATTTAGCGCCTTGTTTAAATATACTTCAGCCTCTTTACGCCTGTGATGCCTCATTAACAACCTTCCGATGGCGGAGTATGAGTTTAAATTATTCGAGTTGCCCTCTCCGCCTCCTTGTGATTTAATGGATTGGTGGTACAATGCGTAGGCTTTGTCAAAATTACCCAATTCCAAATTAGCTGTTGCTAAGTTATGGTATATTCTGCTCAGGCCATAATTATCCTTATTAATCAAATTGTATTTGGCTGCCTTATTTAAAAAATAAATAGACGAATCCGGCATGTTTAAGTTTTGGTATGCAGAACCTAAGTTGTTGCATATAGCCGATATTTTATAGGCAATGTTTTCGCTTTCAAAATATGCCAGGGCCTTTTTATAATATTCAACAGCGCGGTTTATTTTGTCGTTATGAGCATATACAACACCTATACTGTTATAGCATTCAGCTATTCCCCTTTTGTCTTTTAAACGTTGTCTTATTTGTAAACTCTGAAAAAAGTAATCAATAGCCTTGTTTAGTTCAAAACGTTCATCGTGGTATATACCTAAATACCTTAGGTTTTGAGCCATAAGCGTATCATCATGTAATCCCTTATTGGTTTCATAAGCTTCGTATAAATAAACACCCGCTTTTTCAATATTTCCATGCAAAAAGGTTAAATAGCCCAACATCATTGTGCCAGCCACTTCACCCGTTTTGTAGTTTAGTTTTTTGCTTGCATTAATTATATTATAGGTTTCAGTAAAGGCAAAAACAGAGTCTTCTTTTTTATGGTTAATCTCAGCTATTCTTAATTTTATCTCCTTTACACTTTCAGGCTCAGCTGCTAAGGTAATAGTAACCTGAGTAAGCAGAAACAGAATAAGAGCTATGTACTTTTTGTGTTTTGGCATCAAATCATTTTTTTGATTTAGGATGAATTATAAAGGCAAAATAGTTAATTTTTTTTTAATAAGTAAACAAATATTAAGTTACTAGTTACGCAGCCATATTTCAGGATTTTGAGCTTGTTTGTTTTTATACACCTCAAAGTGAATTTCTGTTTTGTTGTCATAATCGTTGGTATAAACAGTACCAATCAGTTCACCTGCATTTACTTCTTGTCCAATGCGCACTTGCACATTTTCTACTTTGGCATAAATGGTAAAGTATTCTCCATGTTTAACAAGCACAATTTTTTCCATGCCCGGTACTTCAAATACGGCTTTCACTTTTCCTTTAAATACACACTTTACTTCCGTTTGTTTTTTGCACGAAATATTAATACCATTATTCGTTGTTCTTACCGCTTTTAGTGTTGGGTGCTGGTGTGTACCAAACCCCTCACTTATAAAACCATTGTTAACAGGCCAAGGTAATCTGTTTTTCATGTTAACAAAATCAGTACTGGCTTTTAAATCCTCAGGTGATAGCTCTGTTGAGGGTACTTTTTTAGGTTCAACCGTAGGTGTGGTAATACCCTTTTTCTTATTTTCAGCAATCAATTTAGCCCTTTCCTTAGCGGCTTTTTCTTCCGCTATTCTGCGTCTTTCCTCTTCTTTTCTGCGGGCTTCTTCAATTTCTTTTTGTATTAAGTCAGCAATTTTCTGACTCAGTTTTTGGTAGTTTTTTTCCGTTTCCTTTAACTCCGTTTGCAGTTGTTTTTGTTTGCCTTGCAGTTCAGTAAGTACTTGTGTTTCTTCTTTTTTATCAACTTCCAGTTCCTTCTTTTCCGTTTCCTTTACCCCATACAGTTTTATGCTTTCGTTCCTGATTTTACGCATATTGTTTATTTCTTGCTCAATCGCTTTTTGCGTATTGATAATGGAACGTACCTGCATTTGTTTATACTCCGAGAGTTTGTTTAAATACTTAATGCGTTTGTAGGCATCGTTAAATCCTTCAGCATTGAATAAGAAACCCAGATTATTTACACGGTTTTTGCTTTTATAAATAGCCAGCATATTGTTGGCATAATCCTGCTTAAGCCTTTTCAATTGAGCGTTTAAAGTATCAATGGTTATAATACTTTCATCCACCTCAACACTTACTTCAAATATTTGTTGGGCAATATTATCAATTACTTTTTCGCGTGTTTTTATTTGCGCAGTAATGGCTTTTAATTGAGTAAGCTTGGTGTTTTCTTTTTGTTTGGTTTCAGCAATTACCTTTTTTGTCTGGTCAATTTTTTGCAAAAGGTTTTTGCGCTCTGTTTCCAGTTGCTTGCGTTTAGCACTTGTTTTTTGCGCATGGGAGTGAGTGCTTACAGCAAAAAGTAAAAAGCATATAAATAGCCCTTTAAGGCTTAATAAGGCGGTGGTTGTAAGTAACCTTTTAGTGGGCAATGGTTTTGTAGCTATTAGGTACACGTATTTGCGGATCTCTCTTTTTTTCAAATACAAAATTGAAAAGTTTCATGGAGCATCCTACATTTTTTTCTGCCCTAATGTTAATAGCTAGCTCACTTGGATAGTAATTTGTACCATTTTGAAAAAATTGCTTGTAAGCAATATCCATTTGCTGGTTTTTTAATGAGTCCTGTAACAAGCTAGTATTTATTTTAGCTATTTGCCCTTTGTTGTAGTAACAAATTTGTGCTACCTCATTTATAAAAGTTTTAAGAATAAACTGAGCTTGGTTGGAGTCAATGGCAGTGTGGTCAGTAGTATTGGTAAACAACGCATTGCCAATAAGCATGTTTTCTATGTTTTCAAACTGTAAAGGAGCCGAACTGTATTTTTTTAAAAAGCTATAAGAAGCCAGTGTGTTTACTTTATTCCAATGGTCAATAATTTGAATTTGGCTTGGCGTTATGTATAAACGGGCCACTTCAATACCCAATAAGTAAGTAGCTTTTATAAAAATAAAATGACCTTTTTCCATTTCCAAACTAATGTCAAAAGTGTAGTCATTTTTACCATCGCTGTATTCACATTCCCCTTTGCAGCTTAAGTAATTATAAGTGTTTTGCTGTTGGTTAATATTGTTTATAAAAGCTTCATTGTTTTTATAAAAAGTACTGTCAATACTTGTTCCTTGCGGCAATTTAACACCTAAACCTTTTTTTGTTTTACAGGCCGACATAAAAAGAAGCAATGCTGCCAGTAAACAAAAAACTTTTATAACAATATATTTCACTTTTAAATTTTATTTGCAGCAAATATGCTTGTAAGCTGCTTAATATAAAAATTGTTTTATATTAAGTTTGTCCAAAAGCCAAACTATTAATTAGCAAAAAATGTCGAGCCACCATATAGTAAGAGACGAGCAGGAACCAGCATTGATAATAGCCAATGGAGAAAGCTGTAGTTTTGAGTTATTGGGCCAGTTATTAGAATGGAGCCCCGTAGTAATGGTGCTGGATGGTGCTATACACCGCGTATTACAACTAGGTATAAAAATAGATATAGTATTAGGCGATTTTGATAAAAAAGAAAACTGGGAAGAGCTGTTAAAAGACCAGCAACCGGTGGAAGTAGTGCACACCCCAGACCAAAATAAAACAGATTTAGAAAAGGGTCTCGATTTTTTAATTGCCAAAGGACACAAAACTGCCAATATTGTTTGGGCTACAGGCCGCAGAGGTGACCATCATATTAATAATTTAAGCACATTAGTTAAGTACAAGCAAAAAATAACCATGGTTATTTTAGACGACTATTCGCGTATTTATAATTTGCCACAACACTTTACCAAATGGTATCCTGCCAATTATCCGCTTTCGCTTATTCCTTTGGGGAGCGTGTATAATTTGCAGACAAAAGGCTTAACCTATAATTTAAACAACGAAGATTTACATTTGGGCGAACGCACCAGCAGCAGCAATAAAACAGAAAGCGATGGACTGGTTGAAATTACTTTTGAAAAAGGCAATCTGCTCCTGATGGAATGTAATGACTAAGCGCAGCCAGTTTAGAACAGCAAACCCCTTTGCCAAAGCGAGCAAAAGTCCATAGTAATAGCTACCGAAAAATGAATAGCAATACCTAACCAGATGCTATTGCTTTTTAAACTCAGTATACCCAATACCAATCCGGCAATAATGGCGGCTAATGTTTCAGGTAGCGGCTTACCAAAATGTATCATACAGTATGGAATAGTCATTACTAAAATACTATAAAAGCCAAAACGATTTTTATTACCGTGTAACATAAAACCACGGAAGAA includes the following:
- a CDS encoding response regulator transcription factor — protein: MKKCIIIDDEKNCRIALNEVLKVSGFDIEVIHETGDALQAYELIMTKQLAPDIVFLDIQMPGCDGFSFIKKFDNMTFRVVFTTAYDQYAIRAIKFSAVDYLLKPIDLEDIKQVLTKIFQDESKCNVIGNFKNKLVNNTIFDTLVMNATDERIQVAVADILYIARTDNTCKLFLNTDEEVALTDSLDYYEDILLYPFYRVHDDYLVNLSKLKKQSKYKAGVIEIENGTSITIADRRKEELLELLNKS
- a CDS encoding GNAT family N-acetyltransferase; this encodes MHIKLETERLYLREFTLDDAAMVFEMHQDPAITRYTGDPLPWDSIAHTEKILTEAILPQYQHNIGRWAVHLKATDEFIGWCGLKNTGEEIDLGYRYIQKYWGNRYAVEAAKAVLDYGIKLQLPNIIGRASVANVASVKILAQIGLTFDTFYMDEDTMEESVRYIYKV
- a CDS encoding M3 family oligoendopeptidase translates to MITIINRRFLPNKIKVTSWEVLAPYFTQLLERAINSKDDLENWLKDRSELEAFVSEDLAWRYVKMTCDTTNKDLEQAYLFFVTEIEPQISPLNDQLNRKLVASKYIDELDHDKYFIYLRGVKKEIEIFREENVPLMAEIATESQKYGSIVGSMSVEIDGKELTLQQAANFLKNPDRSIRENAFLKINEVRAKHTTELDELFDKLIALRHQVAVNADFANFRDYMFATLGRFDYTPEDCFAFHDAIQKEVLPLVKAFNETRKADLGFDLKPWDMEVDTKNREALEPFTSGADLLDKTVKCFRKVDDYFAYCIETMDNMQRLDLESRKGKAPGGYNYPMAETSVPFIFMNAASSTRDVETMVHEGGHAVHSFLSKDLELAAFKNCPSEVAELASMSMELISYDGQDEFYKTPADFNRAKEEHLEGIIKILPWIATIDKFQHWIYTHPTHTAQERKAYWVELSKEFGTGMVDWTGFEAIQAYTWQKQLHLFEVPFYYIEYGMAQLGALAVWKNYIADKPTALAQYKAALSLGYTTTIGNIYKTAGIEFNFTDTYIKQLMEFVKEELKKCM
- a CDS encoding tetratricopeptide repeat-containing sensor histidine kinase — protein: MPKHKKYIALILFLLTQVTITLAAEPESVKEIKLRIAEINHKKEDSVFAFTETYNIINASKKLNYKTGEVAGTMMLGYLTFLHGNIEKAGVYLYEAYETNKGLHDDTLMAQNLRYLGIYHDERFELNKAIDYFFQSLQIRQRLKDKRGIAECYNSIGVVYAHNDKINRAVEYYKKALAYFESENIAYKISAICNNLGSAYQNLNMPDSSIYFLNKAAKYNLINKDNYGLSRIYHNLATANLELGNFDKAYALYHQSIKSQGGGEGNSNNLNSYSAIGRLLMRHHRRKEAEVYLNKALNMSFEHNLPSSRLEIYSFLIELKYDLGDFKSSLALKRLHKNLYDSLENGNDIQILLETETKYQTLAKESENQLLTVQNNLLQQRSINNAYLAVALFVVLAISTFLAISLNKTRKAKQLLHTKSEEITSKNEQLEHLVQENQGLIGILAHDLRSPFSKIIGLRNLVAHEDDEHEKETYLNYIEKISREGLRLIQDTIDLSRISNPKMYGQSHKMEYFNAKETVRDMVNGFKAIANEKSIEISLKEGDGDYNIYSSKEYFSRIIDNLLSNAIKFSPDKSKITFSTAIENDKALFKIKDQGPGLSDDDKEKLFLRFQKLSARPTASESSTGLGLFIVKQLADLINGDITVNSIQGQGAEFVLTLPLMHEESNNTDPVLASN
- a CDS encoding peptidoglycan DD-metalloendopeptidase family protein, which translates into the protein MKKREIRKYVYLIATKPLPTKRLLTTTALLSLKGLFICFLLFAVSTHSHAQKTSAKRKQLETERKNLLQKIDQTKKVIAETKQKENTKLTQLKAITAQIKTREKVIDNIAQQIFEVSVEVDESIITIDTLNAQLKRLKQDYANNMLAIYKSKNRVNNLGFLFNAEGFNDAYKRIKYLNKLSEYKQMQVRSIINTQKAIEQEINNMRKIRNESIKLYGVKETEKKELEVDKKEETQVLTELQGKQKQLQTELKETEKNYQKLSQKIADLIQKEIEEARRKEEERRRIAEEKAAKERAKLIAENKKKGITTPTVEPKKVPSTELSPEDLKASTDFVNMKNRLPWPVNNGFISEGFGTHQHPTLKAVRTTNNGINISCKKQTEVKCVFKGKVKAVFEVPGMEKIVLVKHGEYFTIYAKVENVQVRIGQEVNAGELIGTVYTNDYDNKTEIHFEVYKNKQAQNPEIWLRN
- a CDS encoding DUF4292 domain-containing protein, with amino-acid sequence MKYIVIKVFCLLAALLLFMSACKTKKGLGVKLPQGTSIDSTFYKNNEAFINNINQQQNTYNYLSCKGECEYSDGKNDYTFDISLEMEKGHFIFIKATYLLGIEVARLYITPSQIQIIDHWNKVNTLASYSFLKKYSSAPLQFENIENMLIGNALFTNTTDHTAIDSNQAQFILKTFINEVAQICYYNKGQIAKINTSLLQDSLKNQQMDIAYKQFFQNGTNYYPSELAINIRAEKNVGCSMKLFNFVFEKKRDPQIRVPNSYKTIAH
- a CDS encoding thiamine diphosphokinase, yielding MSSHHIVRDEQEPALIIANGESCSFELLGQLLEWSPVVMVLDGAIHRVLQLGIKIDIVLGDFDKKENWEELLKDQQPVEVVHTPDQNKTDLEKGLDFLIAKGHKTANIVWATGRRGDHHINNLSTLVKYKQKITMVILDDYSRIYNLPQHFTKWYPANYPLSLIPLGSVYNLQTKGLTYNLNNEDLHLGERTSSSNKTESDGLVEITFEKGNLLLMECND